The Verrucomicrobiota bacterium JB022 DNA segment ACCCATGTTACGATTCCTCCCGATCGCACTCCTGTGCCTCGCATCGGTGGTCCACGCGGCAACCCGCTATGTGCCCTCCCAATATTCGACCATCCAGGCCGCTGTAAATGCCTCCGGTTCGGGCGACACCATTCAGATCGCCAACGGCACTTACTACGAGCAAGTCAACATCCCGAGCAGCAAGTCCAACCTGAGTCTGGTGGGCGAGACGCAGACTGGCGTCAAGCTGAGCGTGGGCAGTGCCTCGCAGACGGCTCTCACGGTCAATGGGACCGACATCACCGTCAGCTACATGACGATCGAGAACACTGCCGGTCAAACCGCAGGCCCCGCCAATGCCGTGCGCGTCAACAGCCAGCGCGTCCAGTTTCACCGCTGTTATATCCTCGGCTGGCAGGATACCTTCGCTATCTGGAACAACGCCCTTGTCTACTGCAGCCTCAGTGAGATCCGGGGAAGTGTCGACTTCATCTACAGCGGCGGCACCGCCTTCTTCTACTCGTGCAATATCAAGCAGATCCGCAGCTCTGGCGGGGTGATCGCCGCCCCCAGCACCCCGCAAAACGTGCCCTACGGCTTCGTCTTCTACCGCTGCAAGATCAACCGGTCCAGCAATGTGCCCGACGACAGCAGCACGCTCATGCGCCCCTGGCGTGAGTTCGGCCAGACGGCCTTTATCGACTGCACGCTGGAGGATCATATTACTGATGTGGCCTGGAGCCCTTGGGATGGCCGCGAAGCAACCTGCCGCGCTGCCGAATATGGCAGTAAAACGCCCTCCGGGGCCAGCATCAGCCTCACCCCGCGCGCCTGGTGGGTCGTGCGCCTTACCTCCTCCCAAGCCGCAACTTATTCAGAGAGCAACGTGCTCGGCGGCTGGAACCCGCCCCTCTGATTGGCCCCTGCGCTTTCTCAAGCAAAGACTACAGAACTCAGGCTACGGCGCGACCTTCCCAACGGTCGCGCCGTTTTTTTGCTTTGATCACCGCCCCGCACTTAGGCGTCAGCTGTATTGGCAGCTTTCGAGGTAGTGTTCGTGGGAGGGGGAGGCGGAGGTCTCGTTGCGGGAATTCTGGTGGTGAGGGCGGCTGTGGAAGATCGCCAGGAGGCCGAGCGCCGAGAGCAGACCTGCGACAATCGAGGCGAGTATGACCAAGTCTGGCGCGGTCAAAGCCAGGGTGCGCAGGGGGATCTGCAGGCGGTGCAGCGCGGTGGGGATGAGGGCGAGGCCGCTGGCGAGGGTCAACGTGCCGCCTACATTCCACCAAGGGCTGAAGGCGTGGCGCGGGGCATGTCGTAGATGCCTCGCCAGCCCGGCTAGAAGCGCCGCGAGCGCTGCGACGATGGCCGAGCCGTAGAGCCACACCGGGTGCCACGAAGCTTCCACCGGAGGCGGTGTCTCGCCGAGCAGCAGCGCTTCGATGCCCAGTGCGAGGGCATGGAGCTGGTCGGCTTCGAGCGGGTGGCTGCGGTTGGCGAGCAGTGCGAAGCCCCAGCCGCTCTCGGGCAGCAGAAACACTTCCGAGTGGAAATCGGCCGTGCTGCCGGCGTGCCAGATGCGGGTGAGGTTGTCGCGCGTGCTGCCGATGCGCCAGCCAAAGCCGTAGGCCCCGAGGTCGCTGGCGGGGGCGAGCGGGTCGAGATACCATTGCGTCTCACGCTCGGGCAAGGCGGCACCCGGGCGCTGGAGCGCGCTGAGGAAGCGGCCCATGTCTTCCGCGCTCGCTGCGATGTAGCCGTAGGGCGCGCCCGCCGTGTCGTAGGGCAGGCCGCTGCGGAAGGGCACGCCCCACCACGCGCGGTAGCCGGGTTGCCAGCCGGCGGCGAGGGCCGCAGCCTCGGAAGCGGCCGCGTGTTCCATGCCCAACGGCCCAAACACGCGGGCCTGCAGGAAATCCGCGAACGTCTGCCCCGACACCCGCTCAATGATGGCCCCGAGCAGCGCGTAATTGGCGGCGCTGTATTGATAGGCCGCACCCGGTTGGGCGATCAGGGATTCGTGGGCGAGGCGGGTCAGGCTGTGCTGGAGCGCCTGCGGGTCGTTCTCGGCGTGGTCGGCGAGGTGCAGGCCGCTTTCGGTGCTGATGCCGCTGTGGTGGGCGAGTAGCTGCCATACGGTAATCTTCGATGCGCGGCGGCTCGCCATCGTAAATTCGGGCAGGTAGGTCGACACGGGGGCATCGAGCTGCACCTTGCCTTCGTGGATCAGGATCATGATTGCGTAGGCCGTCAGCGCCTTGCTGTTGGAGCCGATGAGGAAGGGCGTTTGCGGAGTCACCGGGGTCGGTGCGCCGCCGGTTTCGCCCCAGCTTTGCAGGTGTGCGATGTCGCCCTCGTGGACGATTGCGAGTGAAGCGCCGGGGACGCCGAACTCGTCCAGCGCTTGCTCCACGTATTGGCTGACGCGGGCGAGGTCGGTCGCAGGTTCGGCGGCGGAAAGAGAACGAGGTGAAAAGAGCCAGCTAAAGAGCAGCAGAAGCAGGGCGCAGCAGGAGGAAGCAGCAGGACAGCCGTTTGAGACGTGCATGCTTGGCACTTAACAAAGTCCGCGCCAAGGCGGCGGTCTGATGTTGCAAGTGTCTTTATATAAGCCGGAAACAAAATTGGATAGTTTGTTTATTCGGCGTGAGGCGCCACCTGCTGGCGATTGCCGCCAGTTCGGGTCTGGTGGATTTCACCACGGTGCCGATTCCAAAACCGACCCAAAGTTACCATGTCGCGTGGTTCGTTCCCGCTTGCGACCACAAGTTTGGGCGGCAGAATAAGGCCATGACTCCCATCTTGATTGTTTTGCTCGTTTTGGCGGTTGTCGTGGTGGTGGCGGTGCTCTGGGCCATTGGGGTTTATAACGGCCTGGTGGCGTTGCGAAACCGTTTCAAGAACGCCTTTGCGCAGATCGACGTGCAGTTGAAGCGCCGTTACGATCTGATCCCCAACCTCGTCGAGACGGCGAAGGGCTACCTGAAGCACGAGCGCGAGACGCTGGAGGCTGTCATGCAGGCGCGCAGTGCGGCGACTGCTGCACAATCGGCTGCCGTGGCCGCGCCGGGAGACCCGCAGGCGATGGGCCAGCTAATGCAGGCCGAGGGCGCGCTGACGGGTGCGTTGGGCCGCTTTTATGCGGTGTCCGAAGCTTATCCCGAGCTGAAGGCCAACCAGAACATGATGCAGCTGACGGAGGAGTTGACCTCGACGGAGAACAAGATCGCCTTTGCCCGTCAGGCTTACAACGACGCGGTGATGCGCTACAACACCGAGCGCGAGCAATTCCCCGCCGTGGTCTTTGCCGGCATGTTCAACTTTGGCGAGGCTCGCCTCTTCGAGGTGAAGGTGGAGAGCGAGCGCGAGGCCCCCAAGGTCAGCTTCTAAACCCCCGTCGCTTCCTCTTTCCATGGCGCAGCCTTCCACCGACGGCACCCTCGACTTTTTTGGCGCGCAGGAGCAGGCGCACCGCAAGTCGGGCTGGCTGCTCCTGTATTTCGCACTGGCGGTCGCGTTGATCGTGCTCGGCGTCAACCTGCTCGTCACCGGCGGCTGGGTTTTCCTGCTCACGCTCAACGAAGAGCGCTCTTCCTTGCCCGCCGGGGCCTGGTGGAGCTGGCCGCGCTTCGGCGTGGTCTCCGGCATCACCGTGCTGATCATCGTGATCGCGGCGTGGTCCAAGCTGGAGGAATACAACCAGGGTGGGGGAGCGGTCGCGCGCAGCCTCGGCGGGCGCAAGGTCGATGAAACCACGCGGCAACCGGCCGAGCGGCGCCTGCTCAACGTGGTGGAAGAAATGGCCCTCGCCGCGGGCGTCCCAGTGCCCGAAGTCTACGTGCTGGAAAACGAGGCGGCGATCAACGCCTTTGCCGCTGGCACCACGATCGAAAACGCCGCCGTAGCGGTGACGCAGGGCACGCTCGACAGCCTCACGCGCGACGAGCTGCAGGGCGTGATCGGCCACGAGTTCAGTCACATCCTCAATGGAGACATGCGGCTCAATATCCGCATCGGTGGCATGCTCTTTGGCATCATGGCCCTGGCGATCCTGGCGGGTGGTCTGTTGCGCGGCATGTTTGGCGGGCCACGCGCGGCCTACCCGGCTACATATTCGACCCGCCGCAAAGGGGAGGGCAACGGC contains these protein-coding regions:
- a CDS encoding pectinesterase family protein — translated: MLRFLPIALLCLASVVHAATRYVPSQYSTIQAAVNASGSGDTIQIANGTYYEQVNIPSSKSNLSLVGETQTGVKLSVGSASQTALTVNGTDITVSYMTIENTAGQTAGPANAVRVNSQRVQFHRCYILGWQDTFAIWNNALVYCSLSEIRGSVDFIYSGGTAFFYSCNIKQIRSSGGVIAAPSTPQNVPYGFVFYRCKINRSSNVPDDSSTLMRPWREFGQTAFIDCTLEDHITDVAWSPWDGREATCRAAEYGSKTPSGASISLTPRAWWVVRLTSSQAATYSESNVLGGWNPPL
- a CDS encoding serine hydrolase domain-containing protein yields the protein MHVSNGCPAASSCCALLLLLFSWLFSPRSLSAAEPATDLARVSQYVEQALDEFGVPGASLAIVHEGDIAHLQSWGETGGAPTPVTPQTPFLIGSNSKALTAYAIMILIHEGKVQLDAPVSTYLPEFTMASRRASKITVWQLLAHHSGISTESGLHLADHAENDPQALQHSLTRLAHESLIAQPGAAYQYSAANYALLGAIIERVSGQTFADFLQARVFGPLGMEHAAASEAAALAAGWQPGYRAWWGVPFRSGLPYDTAGAPYGYIAASAEDMGRFLSALQRPGAALPERETQWYLDPLAPASDLGAYGFGWRIGSTRDNLTRIWHAGSTADFHSEVFLLPESGWGFALLANRSHPLEADQLHALALGIEALLLGETPPPVEASWHPVWLYGSAIVAALAALLAGLARHLRHAPRHAFSPWWNVGGTLTLASGLALIPTALHRLQIPLRTLALTAPDLVILASIVAGLLSALGLLAIFHSRPHHQNSRNETSASPSHEHYLESCQYS
- a CDS encoding LemA family protein; translated protein: MTPILIVLLVLAVVVVVAVLWAIGVYNGLVALRNRFKNAFAQIDVQLKRRYDLIPNLVETAKGYLKHERETLEAVMQARSAATAAQSAAVAAPGDPQAMGQLMQAEGALTGALGRFYAVSEAYPELKANQNMMQLTEELTSTENKIAFARQAYNDAVMRYNTEREQFPAVVFAGMFNFGEARLFEVKVESEREAPKVSF